One segment of Candidatus Paceibacterota bacterium DNA contains the following:
- a CDS encoding asparagine synthase C-terminal domain-containing protein, producing the protein MLADFEKLEKPKKYDDNENKLKKELHDALDLAVRSSVSGAEKVAVAFSGGLDSSIMAYLVAKYSMPMLFCVGFKDSHDVINARKSAELLGFELNIISLEETDLGKYFARTVELVGTTDRLITDLNVPLYIILEEIGKHGFDKLVLGQGADTLFGGFARYPYSENFGDEILQDIKNIGKTNLVYNYKIFDNFKMKPIYPFLEKDVVDIAVKSDPGLKIRDGVQKYILRETFREYLPENIVDLPKKSFQYGSGIHKALRKFSKEN; encoded by the coding sequence ATGCTTGCTGATTTTGAAAAACTTGAGAAACCAAAAAAATACGATGACAATGAGAATAAGCTGAAGAAGGAACTCCATGATGCCTTGGATCTGGCGGTGAGATCGTCGGTTTCTGGCGCTGAGAAAGTTGCCGTTGCATTTTCGGGAGGGCTGGATTCTTCAATCATGGCCTACCTGGTTGCAAAATATTCGATGCCCATGTTATTTTGCGTGGGATTTAAGGATTCCCATGATGTCATCAATGCCAGGAAGTCCGCTGAGCTCTTGGGTTTTGAATTGAATATCATTTCTCTTGAAGAAACGGACCTGGGAAAATATTTTGCAAGAACCGTTGAACTGGTCGGGACGACTGACAGGCTCATCACGGATCTGAATGTCCCGCTATATATCATCCTGGAAGAGATCGGAAAACACGGATTTGATAAATTGGTTTTGGGACAGGGCGCGGACACATTGTTCGGCGGGTTTGCGAGGTATCCCTATTCGGAAAATTTTGGAGATGAGATTTTGCAAGATATCAAGAATATCGGAAAAACGAATCTGGTATATAACTATAAAATATTCGATAATTTCAAAATGAAACCGATCTATCCATTTCTCGAAAAAGATGTCGTTGATATTGCCGTGAAGTCGGATCCGGGCTTGAAGATCAGGGATGGAGTGCAAAAATATATTTTGCGCGAGACTTTCAGGGAATATTTGCCGGAAAATATCGTAGACCTTCCGAAAAAGTCATTTCAATATGGAAGCGGGATACATAAGGCGCTTCGGAAATTTTCAAAAGAGAATTAG
- a CDS encoding HD domain-containing protein, which translates to MNTEQEKTIQKIADEVKQRLEGEGSGHDWWHIVRVWNMAKHIGKNENVDILIVELAALLHDIADWKFYEGDDTVGPKIARQILEKYSVSAETTDQVCGIIMNMSFKGAGVITEMKTFEGKVVQDSDRLDAIGAIGVARTFAYGGHKNRPMYDPNKEPSIHQSKEEYFRSESPTINHFYEKLLLLKDRMNTETAKELAEDRHSFMEAYLDRFFQEWDGKA; encoded by the coding sequence ATGAATACGGAGCAGGAAAAAACAATTCAAAAAATTGCCGATGAAGTAAAACAAAGACTCGAAGGCGAAGGATCGGGACATGATTGGTGGCATATTGTAAGGGTTTGGAATATGGCGAAACACATCGGCAAAAATGAGAATGTCGATATTCTTATAGTGGAACTTGCCGCACTTCTTCACGATATAGCGGATTGGAAATTTTATGAAGGGGACGACACTGTCGGGCCGAAAATAGCCCGGCAAATTCTTGAAAAATATTCCGTATCCGCCGAAACCACTGACCAAGTCTGCGGTATCATTATGAACATGTCCTTCAAGGGTGCGGGCGTAATAACTGAAATGAAAACATTTGAAGGCAAGGTTGTTCAAGATTCCGACCGCCTTGATGCTATCGGGGCTATCGGTGTTGCCCGCACATTTGCTTATGGCGGACACAAAAATCGTCCGATGTATGACCCGAATAAAGAACCGTCCATACATCAATCGAAGGAAGAATATTTCAGAAGCGAAAGTCCGACCATAAATCATTTCTATGAAAAGCTTTTGCTTCTCAAGGACAGAATGAATACCGAGACCGCAAAGGAGCTTGCTGAAGACCGCCATAGTTTCATGGAAGCATATCTGGACAGATTTTTTCAAGAATGGGACGGAAAGGCCTGA
- a CDS encoding TrmH family RNA methyltransferase codes for MIMKMTKEERFVVICDDLRSLHNIGSVFRTADGAGVNKIYLCGISGRPDDERAKGKISKVALGAEESVKWEYAKQAWRVVEELKKNGFEIVSLEQNPESIDYSAYKPKCPVALIIGNENSGVKKTLLDRSDKIIEIPMRGAKESLNVSVAFGIAAYHIGKLSEKHK; via the coding sequence ATGATAATGAAAATGACGAAAGAAGAAAGATTTGTTGTGATCTGCGATGACCTCAGGAGCCTCCATAATATAGGTTCTGTTTTTAGAACTGCCGATGGCGCCGGCGTGAACAAAATATATTTATGCGGCATATCCGGCCGGCCGGATGACGAGAGGGCGAAAGGAAAAATTTCAAAAGTTGCCTTGGGGGCCGAAGAGAGTGTAAAGTGGGAATATGCAAAACAGGCATGGAGGGTCGTAGAAGAATTGAAGAAAAACGGATTTGAAATTGTCTCTCTTGAGCAAAATCCTGAAAGTATCGATTACTCGGCCTATAAACCGAAATGTCCGGTAGCATTGATCATTGGAAATGAGAATAGCGGAGTGAAGAAAACTCTGCTTGATAGATCGGATAAGATCATAGAGATTCCCATGAGAGGGGCTAAGGAATCTTTGAATGTATCAGTTGCATTCGGGATCGCGGCATATCATATTGGTAAATTATCGGAGAAACACAAATAA
- a CDS encoding zf-TFIIB domain-containing protein, producing MENAGTNPKCPDCGKDLHEVAAEGQYGIKIRLDQCFDCGGIWFDSLELYPLPKEEIEKIENLKLDKLQENSFLGNGKKACPKCGIGLERLKDFNFPEELEVEQCKKCGGIWMNRGEAMEFKKWQEEKKKSIENPSKKDQEFNDNIKELLELYRDKDMEMVEKAGRILSMKLDSRTMRPLNEADYGTDEYNKAYNAASAAINVLYMLLRLFLR from the coding sequence ATGGAAAATGCGGGAACAAATCCAAAGTGTCCGGATTGCGGCAAGGATCTTCATGAAGTTGCTGCTGAAGGCCAATATGGAATAAAGATCAGACTTGACCAGTGCTTTGATTGCGGAGGTATCTGGTTCGACAGTCTGGAGCTTTACCCTCTTCCAAAAGAAGAGATCGAGAAGATCGAAAATCTAAAATTGGACAAACTTCAGGAGAATTCATTTTTGGGTAACGGGAAAAAAGCATGTCCGAAATGCGGGATCGGACTTGAGAGATTGAAGGACTTTAATTTTCCGGAAGAACTTGAAGTCGAGCAATGCAAAAAATGCGGGGGGATTTGGATGAACCGGGGAGAGGCAATGGAATTTAAAAAATGGCAGGAAGAGAAGAAGAAGTCGATTGAAAATCCCAGTAAAAAAGACCAGGAATTTAATGATAATATCAAAGAATTGCTTGAGCTGTATAGAGATAAAGATATGGAAATGGTCGAAAAGGCCGGAAGAATACTTTCTATGAAACTTGATTCGCGCACCATGCGCCCTTTGAATGAAGCGGATTATGGAACCGATGAATACAATAAAGCTTACAATGCGGCTTCGGCGGCGATTAACGTATTGTACATGCTTTTGAGGCTATTTTTAAGATGA
- a CDS encoding NUDIX hydrolase — protein MKKKKVKILHSRVAYKCKYMRITEEDFTFSGKKVHRYYLLERNDYVIVIAKEGEYFYLIEQYRYPTKSYLIQVVAGGIEKGETPIMAARKELKEEAGITAGKMKKIGWLYAYYGPSNQKANVFFAEDLSFGKQDLKGLEKESDVKVKKYTLSEIKEMIKSNRIKDEDTLSAFCIYMLKYDN, from the coding sequence ATGAAAAAGAAGAAAGTGAAAATATTGCATTCCAGGGTTGCATACAAGTGCAAGTACATGAGGATCACTGAGGAAGATTTCACATTCTCGGGGAAAAAAGTGCACAGGTACTATCTTCTGGAAAGGAACGATTATGTGATCGTGATAGCAAAAGAAGGGGAATATTTCTATCTCATAGAGCAATATAGATATCCGACGAAATCGTACCTGATCCAGGTTGTGGCGGGAGGGATCGAAAAAGGAGAGACCCCGATCATGGCGGCACGAAAGGAGCTCAAGGAAGAGGCCGGAATAACGGCAGGAAAAATGAAAAAGATCGGCTGGCTTTATGCATACTACGGACCATCGAATCAAAAGGCGAATGTGTTTTTTGCGGAGGACCTTTCATTCGGTAAACAGGACCTGAAGGGCCTTGAAAAAGAATCGGACGTGAAAGTGAAGAAATACACGCTTTCTGAGATAAAAGAGATGATAAAAAGCAACAGAATCAAAGACGAGGATACTCTTTCCGCTTTTTGCATTTATATGCTAAAATATGATAATTAA
- a CDS encoding DNA recombination protein RmuC, translating into MFEQIITNIITAIIVLGALFLLLKRPLMGYLKRIADENLKSLEERNRELLKEERDRFMELQGEKMKRNEQYLDGKKDVIKELVEKINSELSESQKKIENTEKERISEFSNLRAILEEHKDVTTKLKDSTDNLKNILSNNQLRGKYGEEVAENILKMIGFVKDLDYVVNLAQDTNANRPDITIKLPDKTKINIDAKFPYQSLVKYQEVDDKLEKKKYLDQFKTDVKQKIKQVTSRDYINPEEKTMDFVILFVPNEMIFSLICDKLSDISGDALRKKVIITGPFSFAAISRMIRQSYDNFRIQEDLHKIIGYISKFKQEFSKYNEEVDRLGSRIRSVSEQYDAVSGVRTRQLQKIVDQIGGEKIENGKDNASKLIE; encoded by the coding sequence ATGTTCGAACAGATAATAACCAACATAATCACGGCGATCATTGTCCTCGGAGCGCTTTTTTTGCTTCTTAAAAGGCCTTTGATGGGTTATCTGAAAAGGATAGCGGATGAAAATCTGAAGTCTCTCGAAGAAAGGAACAGGGAGCTTTTGAAAGAAGAGCGGGATAGGTTCATGGAATTGCAGGGAGAAAAGATGAAAAGAAACGAGCAATATCTCGACGGAAAAAAAGATGTCATCAAGGAACTTGTCGAAAAGATAAACAGCGAGCTCAGCGAAAGCCAGAAAAAGATCGAAAACACCGAGAAAGAAAGGATAAGCGAATTCTCCAATCTTCGGGCGATTCTTGAGGAACACAAAGACGTGACAACAAAACTGAAAGATTCCACGGATAATCTGAAGAACATACTTTCAAATAATCAGCTTCGCGGGAAATATGGGGAGGAAGTTGCGGAAAATATCCTGAAGATGATCGGGTTCGTGAAAGATCTGGATTATGTGGTGAATCTGGCACAGGACACGAACGCCAACAGGCCGGACATTACGATCAAGCTTCCCGATAAGACAAAAATAAACATAGATGCGAAATTCCCTTATCAGTCGCTCGTAAAATACCAGGAAGTGGACGACAAGCTTGAGAAGAAGAAATATCTCGATCAGTTCAAGACCGATGTCAAACAGAAAATAAAGCAGGTGACGAGCCGAGATTATATAAATCCGGAAGAGAAAACGATGGATTTTGTGATCCTTTTCGTTCCGAATGAGATGATATTCAGCCTGATCTGCGACAAGTTGAGCGACATATCGGGAGATGCTCTGAGAAAGAAAGTGATCATCACGGGACCCTTTTCTTTTGCGGCGATCTCAAGGATGATCAGGCAGTCCTATGACAATTTCAGGATCCAGGAAGATTTGCACAAGATAATAGGATATATAAGCAAATTCAAACAGGAATTTTCAAAATACAACGAAGAAGTCGACAGGCTCGGAAGCAGGATAAGATCGGTTTCGGAACAATATGACGCGGTTTCTGGAGTCAGAACTCGCCAGCTTCAGAAGATCGTTGACCAGATCGGCGGAGAAAAGATCGAGAACGGCAAAGACAATGCTTCGAAATTGATAGAATAA